One region of Rhizoctonia solani chromosome 9, complete sequence genomic DNA includes:
- a CDS encoding F-box-like domain protein: MVSKCRRILERETKLFIESERTSGLPRRLAHFHPDLEDDDDYFVDRTQVVALGSSDIPPPTNFQKKFAFCEPDPQQDLAVLVEDEQQSSQVVRFHLHSLTTGQPHPVAEHPIITVSFDIEFLRVNALMGEAVSADPEIMGNYFLVTLEWREASCDISETLLWDWKTGMLLARIQENNAIDCAFLDKEHFLAYSALPGDDHKPSHTALLVYRIPTVSLDLKEVPPNADFRPTSYSNSSPVLILEFPKLKASWRLTGQHLASRLEPLPGDVVYTKSATFLCSRVNTLFLHFRIRNALTWDSYASRSREGASASYRICVSTHYLFRHLKECGLEDIPTRSIPWSQWGTKSTRWFMDDDSVEHMAPNLYGSQYVRATTIKSGTSQLLSIVNFNTPTIMRQAYISASSSRAKRTSADKAEKTAVLEGKGLTAGRLFQTRISSAKIPMPDFGMPLNHEIFTEILGGI, encoded by the exons ATGGTCTCGAAATGCCGACGGATCCTCGAAAGGGAGACCAAACTATTCATTGAGTCTGAAAGAACTTCGGGACTACCAAGACG ACTCGCGCATTTCCACCCTGACCTcgaagacgacgacgacTATTTCGTTGACCGTACTCAGGTTGTTGCATTGGGCTCGTCGGATATTCCTCCGCCTACAAACTTTCAGAAGAAGTTTGCATTTTGTGAGCCGGATCCACAGCAGGATCTAGCTGTGCTTGTAGAAGACGAACAACAAAG CTCCCAGGTTGTACGCTTCCATCTTCATTCGCTGACTACCGGACAACCTCATCCAGTTGCAGAACATCCTATCATTACTGTCAGCTTTGACATTGAATTTCTTCGCGTTAACGCCTTGATGGGTGAAGCAGTATCAGCCGATCCAGAAATAATGGGGAACTACTTTCTGGTCACTCTCGAATGGCGAGAAGCCAGTTGTGACATCTCGGAAACTTTGCTATGGGACTGGAAGACTGGCATGCTTCTTGCAAGAATTCAAGAAAACAATGCGATTGATTGTGCGTTTCTCGACAAGGAGCATTTCCTTGCATATTCAGCTCTTCCCGGGGATGACCACAAACCCAGTCATACCGCTCTGCTTGTCTATCGTATACCAACAGTCTCCTTGGATCTAAAAGAAGTACCGCCTAATGCTGATTTCCGTCCTACCTCATACTCCAACTCCAGTCCCGTACTAATCCTCGAGTTCCCAAAGCTGAAGGCTTCTTGGCGACTTACCGGGCAGCATCTCGCATCAAGGTTAGAACCGCTTCCGGGCGATGTTGTATATACCAAATCGGCGACCTTCCTTTGCTCACGGGTCAACACCCTCTTCTTACATTTTCGAATACGGAATGCGTTAACATGGGATTCTTATGCGTCTAGATCGCGTGAAGGGGCTTCCGCCAGCTATCGCATATGTGTTAGCACGCACTACCTATTTAGACATCTCAAGGAATGTGGTTTGGAAGATATACCCACTCGTAGTATACCGTGGAGCCAATGGGGTACGAAATCAACCCGGTGGTTTATGGATGACGATTCAGTGGAACACATGGCACCCAACCTTTACGGATCTCAGTACGTACGAGCAACTACTATCAAATCGGGTACATCTCAGCTCCTCTCAATTGTGAACTTCAACACACCCACGATTATGCGACAGGCATATATTTCCGCATCCTCATCTCGAGCTAAACGTACATCAGCCGATAAAGCAGAGAAAACAGCGGTTCTAGAAGGCAAGGGGTTAACTGCAGGACGCCTGTTTCAGACACGAATAAGCTCGGCCAAGATACCCATGCCCGACTTCGGAATGCCCCTAAATCACGAAATTTTCACAGAAATATTGGGAGGGATATGA
- a CDS encoding glycoside hydrolase family 35 protein — MIPEKDAWGVILLSNIDISGELVQEMACSTTISRRPYSHSPKHVQWDGKSLFIKGQRIFLWSGEFHTFRLPAPELWGDILEKTKAAGFNAISVYVHWGLVNPAPGELDFDGPGPYINAEVSGGGIPHWATSEISGHLRTNSTDYTRAWEPYVDAIADILVKGNWQIGDKTGGPVIAVQLENEYLATHSPGHKYKTPYMAALAKRFVDKGVVVPLTYNDAYMGGNYATGEIDQCEEGSKEGGEGGSHGRGAAAWSYTDVLTAPIPTLGTRLLRLITISYENQSSRASVYTWYEFQGGSFDAWGGGVNMVGQAQYGLYYGRDWTKLMLKYALIQGYEACRQLTGPEFSQVFNLGLWANNAKMVNLYMLYGGTTWGYMTFPEFTHREYDYGAAITETRRLTSKYAELKRQGLFLRSVPEFYATDVIGNSTDSDDHPTVVIDNQKSLELYYAIRILVLNFISFDTWTRHLETPPISDSLCLRLYILQCYAIYPTHHSFDHTIWAASKVLLRNVLYGSSRLAWSTASILYAVKWEAEMFFLARTFSAKSCHADISAHFHLSTCLVWLSGALGRDPSSFRGSETAGNFWAPVLAPQESDSFSEWTYANFYQFGTNSSVLVGGPYLVPLRGDLEKESMLTVIAELGAVRRVFWNGFPVDTMLQDSSTGTSGVLRFQIAPRFRTNDITVPELANWRYQDSLPEVKDGFDDSKWTVANRTSTNIPGARNLAIRCYTDVIMDCTCEGAVVWRGHFKGDSGVTGVRLVINGGFAFAASVWLNGKFLATTYGNSSNHHNNVHTRNGPGVPLPRRLDIQGEDNVITVVQDNMGLEMTVDWTADSSKSPRGIRGYELIGGAFTEWKVQGKKGGYTGFKDKLRGILNEGGLYGERQGWHLPDFDDSEWAKVDLSNGLPNSQAGVGWFRTTFSLDIPQAYDVPISFEFKNEPAPYRALLFVNGWLMGRYIANLGPQFKFPVPEGILNHHGENTVALAIWSMENTQLSPNLKLTIEGVFDSGYEFDSPL; from the exons ATGATACCGGAAAAAGATGCGTGGGGAGTAATTCTACTCTCAAACATCGATATCAGCGGAGAATTGGTCCAAGAAATGGCTTGCTCTACCACTATTAGCCGTCGCCCTTATTCACACTCCCCCAAACATG TGCAATGGGACGGGAAATCATTGTTCATCAAAGGCCAGCGTATCTTCTTGTGGAGTGGCGAGTTTCACACGTTCAGGCTGCCT GCACCTGAACTATGGGGAGACATTCTAGAGAAAACCAAAGCCGCTGGGTTCAATGCCATCTCGGTGTATGTTCATTG GGGCCTTGTTAACCCAGCACCGGGAGAGCTCGATTTTGACGG GCCTGGG CCGTACATCAACGCCGAGGTCTCTGGTGGAGGAATCCCCCATTGGGCAACTTCTGAAATCTCAGGACACCTTCGAACCAATAGTACCGACTATACGCGCGCTTGGGAACCTTATGTTGATGCCATTGCGGATATCTTGGTCAAAGGGAACTGGCAAATCGGGGACAAGACGGGTGGTCCTGTCATTGCTGTCCAG CTCGAGAATGAGTATTTAGCAACCCATTCTCCAGGTCACAAGTACAAGACACCTTATATGGCCGCACTAGCTAAACGCTTTGTCGACAAAGGAGTAGTCGTCCCTCTGACTTACAACGATGCTTATATGGGAGGCAACTATGCGACTGGTGAAATTGACCAATGTGAAGAGGGAAGCAAGGAGGGAGGAGAAGGCGGCTCGCACGGAAGGGGCGCTGCGGCGTGGAGTTATACGGA CGTTTTGACTGCTCCAATCCCGACACTTGGAACCCGGTTGTTACGACTTATCACGATTTCATATGAAAACCAATCCTCACGAGCCTCTGTATATACCTGGTACG AGTTTCAAGGAGGATCATTTGATGCGTGGGGCG GGGGTGTAAACATGGTTGGGCAGGCGCAGTACGGTCTTTATTATGGGAGAGATTGGACTAAACTTATGCTAAAATATGCTTTGATTCAGGGCTACGAAGCTTGTCGACAACTTACGGGCCCCGAGTTTTCTCAAGTTTTCAACCTTGGTCTATGGGCAAATAAT GCTAAAATG GTAAACTTGTACATGCTCTATGGAG GTACAACATGGGGTTACATGACCTTCCCGGAG TTTACACATCGTGA ATATGACTACGGCGCTGCCATTACCGAAACGAGACGCTTGACCAGCAAGTATGCAGAGCTTAAACGACAAGGACTCTTCCTCCGTAGCGTGCCGGAGTTTTATGCCACTGATGTTATTGGAAACAGTACCGATTCGG ACGATCATCCCACAGTGGTCATTGATAACCAGAAGTCTTTGGAACTTTACTACGCAATAAGGATACTGGTGCTGAATTTTATATCATTCGACACATGGACTCGACATCTCG AGACACCGCCGATTTCAGACTCGCTTTGCCTTCGCCTCTACATTCTTCAATGCTACGCGATCTATCCCACTCACCATTCCTTCGATCACACTATCTGGGCGGCTTCCAAAGTACTACTCCGAAACGTCTTGTACGGCTCGTCTCGACTTGCTTGGAGCACCGCTAGCATACTATATGCGGTAAAATGGGAAGCCGAGATGTTCTTTCTTGCACGGACCTTC TCGGCAAAGTCGTGTCACGCAGATATCTCGGCACATTTCCATCTCTCAACATGTCTCGTCTGGCTCTCAGGCGCTCTCGGTCGTGACC CTAGTTCTTTTCGCGGATCCGAAACCGCTGGTAACTTCTGGGCACCTGTGCTAGCTCCTCAAGAAAGTG ACTCGTTCAGTGAATGGACTTACGCCAATTTTTACCAGTTTGGCACGAATTCTAGCGTTTTGGTTGGAGGCCCTTACCTTGTTC CTCTACGTGGAGACTTGGAAAAAGAGTCGATGTTGACCGTGATCGCCGAGCTTGGTGCTGTACGACGCGTTTTCTGGAACGGCTTTCCGGTAGATACTATGCTACAAGATTCATCGACAGGCACATCAGGCGTCCTGCGATTCCAAATTGCTCCTCGTTTCAGGACCAACGACATCACGGTACCTGAGTTGGCGAATTGGCGGTACCAGGATTCCCTACCCGAGGTCAAGGACGGATTCGACGATTCGAAATGGACTGTTGCGAACAGGACGTCGACAAATATACCCGGGGCCCGCAATTTGGCGATAAGGTGTTATACGGATGTGATTATGGATTGTAC CTGCGAAGGAGCTGTTGTTTGGCGCGGTCACTTCAAGGGAGATTCGGGGGTCACTGGGGTTAGGTTGGTTATCAATGGTGGCTTTGC GTTTGCTGCCAGTGTTTGGCTGAATGGAAAGTTCTTGGCGACCACGTACGGAAA CTCGAGTAACCACCATAATAATGTGC ATACCCGAAACGGACCAGGTGTACCACTTCCCCGCCGACTCGACATTCAGGGAGAAGACAATGTTATAACCGTAGTGCAG GACAATATGGGACTGGAAATGACGGTTGACTGGACCGCAGACTCTTCCAAATCTCCTCGTGGCATTCGTGGATACGAACTTATAGGTGGAGCATTTACTGAGTGGAAGGTTCAAGGCAAGAAAGGAGGTTACACTGG ATTCAAAGATAAATTACGGGGGATTCTGAACGAGGGTGGACTTTATGGGGAACGCCAAGGGTGGCACCTACCAGACTTTGATGACTCTGAATGGGCCAAAGTTGATCTAAGCAATGGCCTTCCCAACAGCCAAGCAGGGGTTGGATGGTTCCGCACAACATTTTCCTTGGATATTCCCCAAGCCTACGACGTTCCAATCAGTTTTGAATTCAAAAACGAGCCGGCGCCTTATCGAGCACTGCTGTTTGTAAACGG TTGGCTTATGGGCCGATACATTGCAAACCTCGG ACCGCAGTTCAAGTTCCCCGTTCCAGAAGGAATTCTCAACCACCATGGTGAAAA CACTGTTGCTCTGGCTATTTGGTCTATGGAAAATACCCAGTTGTCACCAAATCTCAAGCTTACTATTGAGGGTGTTTTCGACAGTGGTTACGAATTCGATAGCCCACTGTAA